In Neofelis nebulosa isolate mNeoNeb1 chromosome 7, mNeoNeb1.pri, whole genome shotgun sequence, the following proteins share a genomic window:
- the LOC131518215 gene encoding olfactory receptor 5AU1, with protein sequence MEGANLSQEIEFELLGLTRDPQLQRLLFTVLLGMYTITLLGNLIMFLLIHVSTPLHTPMYSLLKSLSFLDFCYSSTVVPQTLVNFLAKRKVISYFGCMAQMFFYAGFATSECYLIAAMAYDRYAAICNPLLYPLTMSPEICLSLIVGSYGAGFLNSLIHTSCIFSLKFCGAHVVTHFFCDGPPVLSLSCVDTSLCEILLFIFAGFNLLSCTLTILVSYLLILITILRMNSAQYRFKAFSTCASHLTAVCLFYGTTLFMYLRPRSSYSLTQDRMVAVIYTVVIPMLNPLIYSLRNKDVKEALRKVWGRKIME encoded by the coding sequence ATGGAAGGGGCAAACCTGAGCCAAGAGATTGAGTTTGAGCTCTTGGGCCTCACCAGGGACCCCCAACTCCAGAGGTTGCTCTTCACGGTACTCCTGGGCATGTACACCATCACTCTGCTGGGAAATCTGATCATGTTCCTTCTGATTCACGTGAGCACCCCTCTGCATACACCTATGTACTCTCTCCTGAAGAGCCTCTCCTTCTTGGACTTCTGTTACTCCTCCACGGTTGTCCCTCAGACCCTGGTGAACTTCTTGGCCAAGAGGAAGGTGATTTCCTATTTTGGCTGCATGGCTCAGATGTTCTTCTATGCAGGTTTCGCCACCAGCGAGTGCTATCTCATTGCtgccatggcctatgaccgctatgctGCTATTTGTAACCCCCTACTCTACCCACTCACTATGTCTCCTGAGATCTGCCTGTCTCTCATTGTGGGCTCCTACGGTGCAGGATTTCTCAATTCTCTTATCCACACAAGCTGTATCTTTAGTCTGAAATTCTGTGGTGCCCATGTGGTCACTCACTTCTTCTGTGATGGACCACCTGTCTTGTCTCTGTCTTGTGTGGACACCTCGCTGTGTGAGatcttgcttttcatttttgctgGTTTCAACCTTTTGAGCTGCACCCTCACCATCTTGGTCTCCTACCTCCTAATCCTCATCACCATCCTGAGAATGAACTCAGCCCAGTACAGGTTCAAGGCCTTTTCCACCTGTGCTTCCCACCTCACTGCTGTGTGCCTCTTCTATGGCACAACACTTTTTATGTACCTGCGCCCCAGGTCCAGCTACTCCTTGACTCAAGACCGCATGGTGGCCGTGATCTACACAGTGGTAATCCCAATGTTGAACCcccttatttattctttgagaaacAAAGATGTGAAGGAAGCTTTAAGAAAGGTTTGGGGCAGGAAAATAATGGAATGA